In a genomic window of Salmo trutta chromosome 32, fSalTru1.1, whole genome shotgun sequence:
- the LOC115171272 gene encoding cytochrome c oxidase assembly factor 3 homolog, mitochondrial, giving the protein MHQLLGCPVQSQTKPMIIKNVRHFYQTHNNTEMAAEGVGEVASKEQLSAAQKQLLRKRQDLDYWKKNALKIRSRNRITGLAIGAFVIGMFSYTILSVKQERIMEDIDNEAKIKYIRGPRTGTNS; this is encoded by the exons ATGCACCAGTTGTTGGGCTGTCCAGTACAGTCACAAACCAAACCAATGATCATAAAAAACGTACGTCACTTCTATCAGACACATAATAACACTGAAATGGCTGCTGAAGGAGTTGGAGAGGTCGCTTCTAAGGAGCAACTTTCAGCGGCACAGAAACAACTTCTCAGGAAAAGACAAGATCTCGACTATTGGAAGAAAAACGCGCTAAAAATACGTAGTCGCAACCGCATAACTGGACTAGCTATCGGGGCGTTTGTCATCGGCATGT TCAGCTACACTATCCTCTCAGTGAAGCAGGAGAGGATCATGGAGGACATTGATAACGAGGCAAAGATCAAATACATCAGAGGCCCCAGGACCGGGACCAACTCTTAG